A DNA window from Actinomadura coerulea contains the following coding sequences:
- a CDS encoding FAD-dependent oxidoreductase — MAAEGGERVAIVGAGLAGCLLAVLLGRRGIAVTVYERRADPRVAGAERGRSINLAVSARGLAALEQVGLRDQSLKQALPMHGRMVHPLSGARNFQPYSADGARAINSISRAELNRSLLDTAESTPGVTLRFSQRVTGVDVEAGALLLEDAAPEPADVVLAGDGAYSAVRRSLRLDEDADFLEHGYKELTVPPRDGGFALDPDALHIWPRGTSMMIALPNLDRSFTCTLFWPKDDFAALDTPEKVTAYFERHYPDVADLMPDLADDYERNPVGSLVTVRCWPWTRYGKGALVALLGDAAHAIVPFFGQGANCAFEDCIEIDRCLTETGGDWARALSLYQERRKANTDAIAEMALDNFVEMRDRVSSPVYRAKQAATHALERRLAGRYVSRYELVSFSTIPYARIPARIRRQNRVLAAAALGSAAALGLGLRALARRR, encoded by the coding sequence ATGGCGGCTGAGGGCGGCGAGCGGGTCGCGATCGTCGGCGCGGGCCTGGCGGGCTGCCTGCTCGCGGTGCTGCTCGGCCGCCGCGGCATCGCGGTGACGGTGTACGAGCGGCGCGCCGACCCGCGCGTCGCGGGCGCCGAGCGGGGACGCTCGATCAACCTGGCGGTCTCGGCGCGGGGCCTGGCCGCGCTGGAGCAGGTCGGCCTGCGCGACCAGTCGCTCAAGCAGGCGCTGCCCATGCACGGGCGGATGGTGCATCCCCTGTCGGGCGCGCGGAACTTCCAGCCCTACAGCGCCGACGGGGCACGCGCCATCAACTCCATCAGCCGCGCCGAACTGAACCGGTCGCTGCTGGACACGGCCGAGAGCACGCCGGGGGTCACGCTGCGGTTCTCCCAGCGCGTCACCGGCGTGGACGTCGAGGCCGGCGCCCTCCTGCTGGAGGACGCGGCCCCCGAGCCCGCCGACGTCGTCCTGGCCGGGGACGGCGCCTACAGCGCGGTCCGCCGGTCGCTGCGGCTGGACGAGGACGCCGACTTCCTGGAGCACGGCTACAAGGAGCTGACCGTCCCGCCGAGGGACGGCGGGTTCGCGCTCGACCCGGACGCGCTGCACATCTGGCCGCGCGGGACCTCGATGATGATCGCGCTGCCGAACCTGGACCGCTCGTTCACCTGCACGCTGTTCTGGCCGAAGGACGACTTCGCCGCCCTCGACACCCCGGAGAAGGTCACCGCCTACTTCGAGCGGCACTATCCCGACGTGGCGGACCTGATGCCGGACCTCGCGGACGACTACGAGCGCAATCCGGTCGGGTCGCTGGTGACCGTCCGGTGCTGGCCGTGGACCCGGTACGGCAAGGGCGCCCTGGTGGCGCTGCTGGGCGACGCCGCGCACGCGATCGTCCCGTTCTTCGGGCAGGGCGCGAACTGCGCGTTCGAGGACTGCATCGAGATCGACCGCTGCCTGACCGAGACCGGCGGCGACTGGGCCCGCGCGCTGTCGCTCTACCAGGAGCGCCGCAAGGCCAACACCGACGCGATCGCCGAGATGGCGCTGGACAACTTCGTCGAGATGCGCGACCGGGTGTCCTCGCCGGTGTACCGGGCGAAGCAGGCGGCGACGCACGCGCTGGAGCGCCGCCTGGCCGGACGCTACGTCTCCCGCTACGAACTGGTGTCGTTCTCCACGATCCCGTACGCGCGGATCCCGGCGCGGATCAGGCGGCAGAACCGGGTGCTAGCCGCGGCCGCCCTCGGCTCCGCGGCGGCCCTCGGCCTCGGCCTGCGCGCCCTCGCCCGGCGGCGCTGA
- a CDS encoding MFS transporter, translated as MNTRWQALSVCLVAAFMTLLDVSIVNVALPSIRAGLHASDAELQWILSGYALTFGLVLVPAGRLGDARSRRAVFMSGLALFTAASAAAGLAPTILLLVIARLVQGVAGGILNPQVAGLIQQLFRGAERGRAFGALGAVIGVATAVGPLLGGGLIAIAGSAEGWRWVFYVNIPVGIAALFLAWRLLPAPVYGQRQGLDPLGVLLLGAGVLCVLLPLVQEQQWKGDLKWLLIPAGAALLAAFAGWERRARTPMVVLALFRLRSYTLGSAIALLYFAGFTAVFFIFTLYLQNGLGYSALGAGLAITPFAVGSGVASALGGRVVSRFGRPLVAAGLCLVLVGLGAAWLAVELRPGGGVAWATAAPLLLAGIGSGLVISPNQTITLSEVDYTEGGSAAGVLQTGQRVGTAMGVAAVGSAFFATIAGTGGDWAAAFRRGLIVVLGFVLAALAAAVADLVAGRREASAPPGEGAQAEAEGRRGAEGGRG; from the coding sequence ATGAACACGCGGTGGCAGGCGCTTTCGGTATGCCTTGTCGCGGCCTTCATGACGCTGCTGGACGTCAGCATCGTCAACGTGGCGCTGCCGTCGATCCGGGCGGGTCTGCACGCGTCCGACGCCGAGCTGCAGTGGATCCTGTCGGGGTACGCGCTGACGTTCGGGCTCGTCCTCGTCCCGGCCGGGCGGCTCGGCGACGCCCGCAGCCGCAGGGCGGTGTTCATGTCCGGGCTCGCGCTGTTCACGGCGGCGAGCGCGGCGGCGGGCCTCGCGCCGACGATCCTGCTGCTCGTCATCGCCCGGCTCGTGCAGGGCGTCGCGGGCGGCATCCTCAACCCGCAGGTCGCGGGTCTCATCCAGCAGCTGTTCCGGGGCGCCGAGCGGGGACGGGCGTTCGGGGCGCTCGGCGCCGTCATCGGGGTCGCCACCGCCGTCGGGCCGCTGCTCGGCGGCGGGCTGATCGCGATCGCCGGGTCCGCGGAGGGCTGGCGGTGGGTGTTCTACGTCAACATCCCGGTCGGGATCGCGGCGCTGTTCCTGGCGTGGCGGCTGCTGCCCGCCCCGGTCTACGGGCAGCGGCAGGGCCTGGACCCGCTCGGGGTGCTGCTGCTGGGCGCGGGTGTCCTGTGCGTGCTCCTGCCGCTCGTCCAGGAGCAGCAGTGGAAGGGCGACCTGAAGTGGCTGCTGATCCCCGCGGGCGCGGCGCTGCTGGCGGCCTTCGCGGGCTGGGAGCGCCGGGCGCGGACGCCGATGGTCGTCCTCGCCCTGTTCCGGCTCCGCTCCTACACGCTGGGCTCGGCGATCGCCCTGCTGTACTTCGCCGGGTTCACCGCGGTGTTCTTCATCTTCACCCTCTACCTGCAGAACGGCCTCGGCTACAGCGCGCTCGGCGCGGGCCTCGCCATCACCCCCTTCGCGGTCGGGTCCGGTGTGGCGTCCGCGCTCGGCGGCCGGGTCGTCTCCCGCTTCGGCCGCCCCCTCGTCGCCGCCGGCCTGTGCCTGGTGCTGGTGGGGCTCGGCGCGGCGTGGCTCGCCGTCGAGCTGAGGCCCGGCGGCGGCGTGGCCTGGGCGACCGCGGCGCCGCTGCTGCTGGCCGGGATCGGCAGCGGCCTGGTGATCTCGCCGAACCAGACGATCACTCTGTCGGAGGTGGACTACACCGAGGGCGGCAGCGCGGCGGGCGTCCTGCAGACCGGCCAGCGGGTCGGTACCGCGATGGGCGTCGCCGCCGTCGGTTCGGCGTTCTTCGCCACGATCGCCGGGACGGGCGGGGACTGGGCCGCCGCGTTCCGGCGCGGGCTGATCGTCGTGCTGGGGTTCGTACTGGCGGCGCTGGCGGCGGCCGTCGCCGATCTGGTCGCCGGCCGCCGCGAGGCGTCAGCGCCGCCGGGCGAGGGCGCGCAGGCCGAGGCCGAGGGCCGCCGCGGAGCCGAGGGCGGCCGCGGCTAG
- a CDS encoding DUF6457 domain-containing protein, translated as MSVLEDWLSAACLELGLERGDVDQGLVLDLARDVAHNVARPGAPLTAYLLGLAVARGVPARDAAARLTEMAEGWRAEVPEQGGEPVLDDA; from the coding sequence ATGTCCGTCCTTGAGGACTGGCTCAGCGCGGCGTGCCTCGAACTGGGGCTGGAACGCGGAGACGTCGACCAGGGCCTCGTCCTGGACCTCGCGCGCGACGTCGCCCACAACGTCGCCCGGCCCGGCGCGCCGCTGACCGCCTACCTGCTCGGCCTCGCGGTCGCCCGCGGCGTGCCCGCGCGGGACGCCGCCGCGCGGCTGACCGAGATGGCCGAGGGCTGGCGGGCCGAGGTGCCCGAGCAGGGCGGCGAGCCGGTCCTCGACGACGCCTAA
- the mobA gene encoding molybdenum cofactor guanylyltransferase, producing the protein MDAGTSFDAVLLAGGRARRFGADKPAAPAGGRRLIEWAAAAASGASRLIVVGPRRDVLPGAVVVREDPPGAGPVPALRAGLAEVRAPRLALLAADLPFLRPVHVAALLEAAAERDGAVLVDGDGREQWLAGCWRAGALRTALAGYDGASLRGLLGPLDPVPVALPPDVRPAWYDCDTPEQLAAAERLL; encoded by the coding sequence GTGGACGCCGGCACGTCCTTCGACGCCGTGCTGCTCGCGGGCGGGCGCGCCCGGCGGTTCGGCGCCGACAAGCCCGCCGCCCCCGCGGGGGGACGCCGGCTGATCGAGTGGGCGGCGGCCGCCGCGTCCGGGGCGTCCCGGCTGATCGTGGTCGGGCCGCGCCGCGACGTCCTGCCGGGCGCCGTCGTCGTCCGCGAGGACCCGCCCGGCGCCGGGCCGGTGCCCGCGCTGCGCGCCGGGCTCGCCGAGGTCCGCGCGCCGAGGCTCGCGCTGCTGGCCGCCGACCTGCCGTTCCTCCGCCCCGTCCACGTCGCGGCGCTCCTGGAGGCGGCGGCGGAGCGGGACGGTGCCGTCCTGGTGGACGGGGACGGCCGCGAGCAGTGGCTCGCTGGCTGCTGGCGCGCCGGCGCCCTGCGGACGGCGCTGGCCGGCTACGACGGCGCGTCCCTGCGCGGCCTCCTCGGCCCGCTGGACCCCGTGCCGGTGGCGCTGCCCCCGGACGTCCGCCCCGCGTGGTACGACTGCGACACCCCCGAGCAACTGGCCGCCGCCGAGCGCCTGCTTTGA
- the moaA gene encoding GTP 3',8-cyclase MoaA, whose amino-acid sequence MLVDTFGRTATDLRVSLTDRCNLRCSYCMPPEGLDWLPKPELLTDDEVVRLVGLAVRDLGVTEVRYTGGEPLLRRGLAEIVRRTAEQAPRPQISLTTNGIGLDRLAAPLAGAGLDRVNVSLDTLDRETFRRLAHRDRLADVLEGLAAARRAGLAPIKINTVLMRGINDHEAVPLLRYCLEHGYRLRFIEQMPLDAQHGWTRENMITADEILDRLSAEFDLVPDTGHERGSAPAESFLVGGGPETVGVIGSVTRPFCGACDRVRLTADGQVRNCLFATEESNLRDAMRGGAADAELAERWRRAVRTKRAGHGIDDPAFLQPARPMSAIGG is encoded by the coding sequence GTGCTGGTCGACACCTTCGGCCGTACCGCGACGGACCTGCGGGTCTCCCTCACCGACCGGTGCAACCTGCGCTGCTCGTACTGCATGCCGCCCGAGGGGCTGGACTGGCTGCCGAAGCCGGAACTGCTCACCGACGACGAGGTCGTCCGGCTGGTCGGGCTCGCCGTGCGCGACCTCGGCGTCACCGAGGTCCGCTACACGGGCGGCGAACCGCTGCTGCGCCGCGGGCTCGCCGAGATCGTACGGCGCACGGCCGAGCAGGCGCCGCGCCCCCAGATCTCGCTCACCACCAACGGGATCGGGCTCGACCGGCTGGCCGCGCCGCTGGCCGGGGCGGGGCTCGACCGGGTGAACGTCTCCCTCGACACCCTCGACCGCGAGACCTTCCGGCGCCTCGCGCACCGCGACCGGCTCGCCGACGTGCTGGAGGGGCTGGCGGCGGCGCGCCGGGCGGGCCTGGCCCCGATCAAGATCAACACCGTGCTGATGCGCGGGATCAACGACCACGAGGCCGTCCCGCTGCTGCGCTACTGCCTGGAGCACGGCTACCGGCTGCGGTTCATCGAGCAGATGCCGCTGGACGCCCAGCACGGCTGGACCCGCGAGAACATGATCACCGCGGACGAGATCCTGGACCGGCTGTCCGCCGAGTTCGACCTCGTCCCCGACACCGGGCACGAGCGCGGCAGCGCCCCCGCCGAGTCGTTCCTGGTCGGCGGCGGCCCCGAGACGGTCGGCGTGATCGGCTCGGTCACCCGGCCGTTCTGCGGTGCCTGCGACCGGGTGCGGCTCACCGCCGACGGACAGGTCCGCAACTGCCTGTTCGCCACCGAGGAGTCCAACCTGCGGGACGCGATGCGCGGCGGCGCCGCCGACGCCGAGCTCGCCGAACGCTGGCGCCGGGCCGTGCGGACCAAGCGCGCCGGGCACGGCATCGACGACCCGGCGTTCCTGCAGCCCGCCCGGCCCATGTCGGCGATCGGCGGCTGA